A window from Fretibacterium sp. OH1220_COT-178 encodes these proteins:
- the gap gene encoding type I glyceraldehyde-3-phosphate dehydrogenase: protein MATKVAINGLGRIGRIVLRCWLERRFKDVEIVALNDLIPPEDMAYYVKYDSTHGKAPFEVKADSESLTLDGVRIPMFAERDPAALPWKKLGVDIVMECTGRFTKKPDAMKHVEAGARHVIISAPAEGVDRTIVLGVNEKDFDPKADIVVSNASCTTNSLAAVTKVMHETFGIENLLATTIHAYTSTQFLVDTPQKGGGRKGRAAAVSLVPASTGAAKAMVPLFPDLKGKMDMIAVRVPTIDGSLTDANYLLKKSVTLEEVNGTLKKAAEGPLKGIVEFCEDEIVSVDIISNPHSSIVDAPSTKVLEGKLVKLMLWYDNEFGYSNRMLELAAYMGSKA from the coding sequence ATGGCGACGAAGGTGGCTATCAACGGATTGGGGCGCATCGGACGCATCGTGTTGCGCTGCTGGCTGGAGCGCAGGTTCAAGGACGTCGAGATCGTTGCGCTGAACGATCTGATCCCGCCGGAGGACATGGCGTATTACGTGAAGTACGACTCCACGCACGGCAAGGCTCCCTTCGAGGTCAAGGCGGATTCGGAAAGCCTGACGCTGGATGGGGTCCGCATCCCGATGTTCGCGGAGAGGGATCCTGCGGCCCTGCCGTGGAAGAAGCTGGGCGTCGACATCGTGATGGAGTGCACGGGGCGCTTCACCAAAAAGCCCGATGCGATGAAGCACGTGGAGGCCGGGGCCAGGCACGTCATCATCAGCGCTCCCGCGGAGGGCGTGGACCGGACGATCGTCCTGGGGGTGAACGAGAAGGACTTCGACCCCAAGGCCGACATCGTCGTCTCCAACGCCTCCTGCACCACGAACTCCCTGGCCGCGGTCACGAAGGTCATGCACGAGACGTTCGGGATCGAGAACCTGCTGGCGACGACCATCCATGCCTACACCTCCACCCAGTTCCTGGTCGACACGCCGCAGAAGGGCGGCGGGCGCAAGGGACGCGCGGCCGCAGTATCGCTGGTTCCGGCCTCCACGGGCGCGGCCAAGGCGATGGTTCCCCTCTTCCCGGACCTCAAGGGCAAGATGGACATGATCGCCGTCCGCGTGCCCACGATCGACGGCTCGCTGACGGACGCCAATTACCTGCTCAAGAAGTCCGTGACCCTCGAGGAGGTCAACGGGACGCTCAAGAAGGCCGCCGAGGGACCGCTGAAGGGCATCGTGGAGTTCTGCGAGGATGAGATCGTCTCCGTCGACATCATCAGCAACCCGCATTCCAGCATCGTGGACGCCCCCTCCACCAAGGTCCTGGAGGGCAAGCTGGTCAAGCTGATGCTCTGGTACGACAACGAGTTCGGCTACTCCAACCGGATGCTCGAACTGGCCGCCTACATGGGCAGCAAGGCTTAG
- a CDS encoding methyltransferase family protein → MQELRRKVFKLRGGIWTLLFVLILLLARPTVRSFLLGLPFVLLGQSWRFWAVGCIGRYRGEAVGAERLATWGPYAFMRNPLYFGNGLIGLGWGLMSGPWATVLFLGSFIVVYGLLIVPHEESFLLERFGDEYRAYRRRTGAFLPKGWPGGRIAGPFAAGVLWTSERHTLLSTVVGTLLIAAKGFLS, encoded by the coding sequence ATGCAGGAGCTTCGCCGAAAAGTCTTTAAGCTGCGGGGAGGCATCTGGACGCTTCTCTTCGTCCTCATCCTCCTTCTCGCCCGCCCGACGGTACGTTCCTTCCTGCTGGGGCTGCCCTTCGTCCTGCTGGGCCAGTCCTGGAGGTTCTGGGCCGTGGGCTGCATCGGCCGCTACCGCGGCGAGGCCGTCGGCGCCGAGCGTCTGGCCACCTGGGGCCCCTACGCCTTCATGCGCAACCCCCTCTACTTCGGGAACGGCCTTATCGGACTGGGCTGGGGACTGATGTCCGGTCCCTGGGCCACCGTGCTGTTCCTCGGTTCCTTCATCGTCGTCTACGGGCTGCTCATCGTCCCCCACGAGGAGTCCTTTCTGCTCGAGAGGTTCGGGGACGAATACCGGGCGTACCGGCGAAGGACGGGGGCCTTTCTCCCCAAAGGCTGGCCGGGCGGGCGTATCGCCGGCCCCTTTGCCGCGGGCGTCCTGTGGACCAGCGAACGCCACACGCTCCTGTCCACCGTGGTCGGCACCCTTCTCATAGCCGCCAAGGGATTTCTTTCCTAG
- a CDS encoding lysylphosphatidylglycerol synthase transmembrane domain-containing protein produces the protein MSLRKGLIIFVLLAFGANAVIIAKSVDHDTVRSLLSANKLMLLGALGVVFFSWLCDAGRFCALSYAAQERVPLSMGLVLTWLNYFGSAVTPMQSGGGPFQVYVLYKRGVPIGKGIAITLIRTMLTVLILSIVVPTALFLDPSILKASPFLKGLVFYVFIVISCTWMFILFTILRPNALKRLGKITILWMKRLNLVKSNRRVIGCFQWLDREVDNYILNFKLAFDSGKGWMLLAVALSILHLLSVFTVLPILMSSVGLPYSYTQTLATQAVFMFVLYFVPTPGASGVAESGGALLFGTLMPWNMAGIMAIIWRFFTEYISIFMGVVVVVRMLGWGVSEDLYQGASPEAEAVKDEIKRDRSDAGASPKSL, from the coding sequence TTGTCCCTGCGTAAAGGTCTGATCATCTTCGTCCTGTTGGCCTTCGGGGCCAACGCCGTCATCATCGCCAAAAGCGTGGACCACGATACGGTGCGCTCCCTGCTCTCGGCGAACAAGCTCATGCTCCTGGGAGCCCTCGGGGTCGTATTCTTCTCCTGGCTCTGCGACGCGGGGCGATTCTGCGCGCTCTCCTACGCGGCCCAGGAACGGGTTCCCCTCTCCATGGGACTCGTGCTCACCTGGCTGAACTACTTCGGCAGCGCGGTCACCCCCATGCAGAGCGGAGGCGGCCCCTTTCAGGTCTACGTCCTCTACAAAAGGGGCGTCCCGATCGGCAAGGGCATCGCCATCACCCTGATCCGCACGATGCTGACCGTACTGATCCTCAGCATCGTCGTCCCTACGGCCCTCTTCCTGGACCCCTCCATCCTGAAGGCCAGCCCCTTTCTCAAGGGGCTCGTCTTCTACGTCTTCATCGTCATCAGCTGCACGTGGATGTTCATCCTCTTCACCATCCTCCGCCCGAACGCCCTCAAGCGGCTGGGCAAGATCACGATCCTCTGGATGAAGAGGCTCAACCTGGTGAAGTCCAACCGCCGCGTGATCGGGTGCTTTCAGTGGCTGGACCGCGAGGTGGACAACTACATCCTGAACTTCAAACTGGCTTTCGACTCCGGAAAGGGCTGGATGCTGCTGGCCGTGGCGCTCTCCATCCTGCACCTGCTCTCGGTCTTCACCGTCCTGCCCATCCTGATGAGCTCCGTCGGACTTCCCTACAGCTATACCCAGACCCTGGCGACCCAGGCCGTGTTCATGTTCGTGCTCTACTTCGTTCCCACCCCCGGCGCCAGCGGCGTCGCCGAGAGCGGCGGCGCGCTGCTCTTCGGCACCCTGATGCCCTGGAACATGGCGGGGATCATGGCCATCATCTGGCGTTTCTTCACGGAGTACATCTCCATCTTCATGGGGGTCGTCGTCGTGGTCCGCATGCTGGGGTGGGGCGTCTCCGAGGACCTCTATCAGGGGGCTTCGCCCGAGGCGGAGGCCGTCAAGGACGAGATCAAGCGGGACCGGTCCGATGCAGGAGCTTCGCCGAAAAGTCTTTAA